The Mangifera indica cultivar Alphonso chromosome 8, CATAS_Mindica_2.1, whole genome shotgun sequence genome has a window encoding:
- the LOC123224504 gene encoding regulator of nonsense transcripts 1 homolog isoform X1, with the protein MDSQQNNLFETASQPDTGTDAYTFLEFNTQGESDFDAYPEFRSPVSWPTPSDSLAVDTASTPTPTTPTTPSDSRGAPPSSDHLHHHHHHHNHHRHTDSLAATSSPSKRGANNSSNNNHSTNTSSSQIVEGLAALSFEETGDDGEGFEYGKADFTEHACRYCGVSNPACVVRCNVPSCRKWFCNSRGNTSGSHIVNHLVRAKHKEVCLHKDSPLGETILECYNCGCRNVFLLGFISAKTESVVVLLCREPCLNVNALKDMNWDLSQWCPLIDDRCFLQWLVKVPSEQEQLRARQISAQQINKVEELWKTNPDATLEDLEKPGVEDEPQPVALKYEDAYQYQNVFAPLIKLEADYDKMMKESQSKDNVTIRWDVGLNKKRIAYFVFPKEDNELRLVPGDELRLRYSGDAAHPAWQSVGHVIKLTAQEEVALELRASQGVPVDINHGFSVDFVWKSTSFDRMQVAMKTFAVDETSVSGYIYHHLLGHEVEVQMVRNTLPRRFGAPGLPELNASQVFAVKSVLQRPISLIQGPPGTGKTVTSAAIVYHMAKQGQGQVLVCAPSNVAVDQLAEKISATGLKVVRLCAKSREAVSSPVEHLTLHYQVRHLDTSEKSELHKLQQLKDEQGELSSSDEKKYKALKRATEREISQSADVICCTCVGAGDPRLANFRFRQVLIDESTQATEPECLIPLVLGAKQVILVGDHCQLGPVIMCKKAARAGLAQSLFERLVLLGLKPIRLQVQYRMHPSLSEFPSNSFYEGTLQNGVTINERQSSGIDFPWPVPNRPMFFYVQMGQEEISASGTSYLNRTEAANVEKIVTTFLRSGVVPSQIGVITPYEGQRAYIVNYMSRNGALRQQLYKEIEVASVDSFQGREKDYIILSCVRSNEHQGIGFLNDPRRLNVALTRARYGIVILGNPKVLSKQPLWNGLLTHYKEHECLVEGPLNNLKQSMVQFQKPKKIYNDRRLYFAGGPGIVSNDISSSSSNADRRGGRGRGSYIPPGPPNGTHKPGVHPAGFPMPRVPLPPFQGGPPSQPYAIPTRGSVHGPVGAVPHVPQPGSRGFGAGRGNAGAPIGSHLQHQQATQQTMGTIGSTFNFPSLENPNSQPSVGGPLTQPGFVNNMPVEGASQSFRDGFSMGGMSQDFLGDDFKSQGSHVPYNVADFSTQQASQSGYTVDYVTQGAQSGFPGNFLNQNSQAGYSRFGSGNDFMSQDYLAQGSQGLFTQVGFNDPTQDDALQTQSHFSVTNPNQLQSQGLMNSLYSQPFAHYNTQPINMQASSQQQPQPGQGSQKQKVHYTG; encoded by the exons ATGGATTCTCAGCAAAACAATCTATTCGAAACGGCATCGCAGCCGGATACGGGGACGGACGCCTACACCTTCCTCGAGTTCAACACACAAGGCGAGTCCGATTTCGACGCCTATCCGGAATTTCGTTCGCCTGTATCCTGGCCCACGCCTTCCGATTCTCTCGCGGTGGATACCGCTTCCACGCCAACTCCTACTACCCCAACGACCCCCTCCGATTCACGTGGTGCACCTCCATCATCCGAtcacctccaccaccaccaccaccaccacaatCACCATCGACACACCGATTCTCTTGCTGCCACGTCATCGCCTTCTAAAAGAGGAGCCAATAATAGCAGTAATAACAATCATAGCACTAATACCAGTAGTAGTCAGATTGTGGAGGGGCTTGCGGCCTTGAGTTTCGAGGAGACGGGTGATGATGGAGAGGGGTTCGAGTATGGAAAAGCAGATTTCACGGAGCACGCTTGTCGGTACTGTGGGGTCTCGAACCCGGCGTGTGTTGTACGGTGCAATGTTCCCTCGTGTCGTAAGTGGTTCTGCAATTCAAGGGGTAACACCTCCGGCTCACACATTGTCAATCATCTG GTTCGAGCAAAACACAAGGAAGTGTGTCTTCATAAAGACAGTCCTTTGGGAGAGACTATCCTTGAATGCTACAACTGTGGATGCAGAAATGTATTCCTTCTTGGCTTTATATCAGCTAAGACAGAGAGTGTCGTTGTTCTTCTCTGTAGGGAACCTTGCTTGAATGTAAATGCATTGAAGGACATGAATTGGGACTTGAGTCAGTGGTGCCCCCTGATTGATGATAGGTGTTTCTTGCAATGGCTTGTTAAG GTTCCATCTGAGCAAGAACAGTTAAGGGCACGACAGATCAGTGCTCAACAAATTAACAAAGTAGAAGAACTTTGGAAGACAAATCCTGATGCTACGCTTGAAGATCTGGAGAAGCCTGGTGTGGAAGACGAACCTCAACCTGTGGCCTTGAAGTATGAAGATGCATATCAG TATCAAAATGTATTTGCACCACTTATCAAGCTTGAAGCTGACTATGATAAA ATGATGAAAGAATCCCAAAGCAAGGACAATGTCACGATTCGATGGGATGTCGGTCTTAACAAGAAACGTATTGCATATTTTGTATTTCCAAAG GAAGACAATGAATTACGATTAGTACCTGGGGATGAGTTGCGGTTGCGTTATTCTGGGGATGCAGCTCATCCAGCATGGCAGTCAGTTGGGCATGTG ATCAAGCTAACTGCACAAGAGGAAGTTGCACTTGAGCTTCGTGCTAGTCAG GGGGTTCCTGTTGATATAAATCATGGATTCAGTGTTGATTTTGTGTGGAAGAGCACTAGCTTTGATAGGATGCAGGTGGCAATGAAAACTTTTGCAGTTGATGAAACAAGTGTCAGTGG GTATATTTATCACCACTTGTTGGGCCATGAAGTTGAGGTTCAGATGGTTCGCAATACACTGCCTCGTCGTTTTGGTGCACCTGGTCTTCCAGAGCTGAATGCATCACAA GTATTTGCTGTCAAGAGTGTCCTTCAGAGGCCTATAAGTTTAATACAAGGTCCACCTGGCACAGGGAAAACTGTCACTTCTGCAGCTATTGTTTACCACATGGCCAAACAGGGCCAAGGGCAG gttttagtCTGTGCACCAAGCAATGTTGCTGTTGACCAGCTAGCTGAAAAGATAAGTGCCACTGGGTTAAAg GTTGTTAGACTTTGTGCCAAATCGAGGGAAGCCGTGAGCTCTCCAGTCGAGCATTTAACCCTTCATTATCAG GTCCGACATCTTGACACATCTGAGAAGAGTGAACTTCACAAGTTACAACAATTGAAAGATGAACAAG gcGAGTTGTCGAGCAGTGATGAGAAAAAATACAAAGCACTTAAGCGGGCAACAGAGAGGGAAATTTCACAGAGTGCTGATGTCATTTGTTGCACTTGTGTTGGTGCTGGAGATCCTCGATTGGCAAATTTTAGGTTTCGCCAG GTACTTATTGATGAGTCTACTCAGGCAACAGAACCTGAGTGTCTTATTCCTTTGGTTCTTGGGGCAAAACAG GTTATTCTTGTTGGTGATCATTGCCAACTTGGTCCAGTTATTATGTGCAAGAAAGCAGCTCGTGCTGGGCTTGCCCAGTCACTTTTTGAACGCCTTGTTTTACTTGGTTTGAAACCAATTAGATTGCAG GTTCAATACCGCATGCATCCATCCCTGTCTGAATTTCCTTCTAACAGCTTCTATGAAGGCACACTACAAAATGGTGTGACTATCAATGAGAGGCAATCATCAGGAATTGATTTTCCATGGCCTGTGCCAAATCGTCCCATGTTCTTTTATGTACAG ATGGGACAAGAGGAGATCAGTGCCAGTGGAACATCCTATCTAAATCGTACTGAGGCTGCAAACGTTGAGAAAATTGTAACTACTTTCCTAAGGAGTGGGGTGGTCCCTAGCCAG ATTGGGGTGATCACACCATATGAGGGACAGAGAGCATATATTGTGAACTATATGTCAAGGAATGGTGCTCTAAGGCAGCAACTGTACAAGGAAATTGAG GTAGCAAGTGTTGATTCGTTTCAAGGGAGGGAGAAAGATTACATAATTTTGTCTTGTGTGAGGAGTAATGAACATCAG GGTATTGGATTCCTTAATGATCCTCGTAGGCTGAATGTTGCTCTAACACGTGCTCGATATGGTATTGTTATTCTGGGAAACCCTAAAGTTCTGAGCAAACAACCACTTTGGAATGGTTTATTGACACACTACAAG GAGCATGAGTGCTTGGTCGAGGGTCCTCTAAATAACTTAAAGCAAAGTATGGTCCAATTTCAGAAACCCAAAAAG ATTTACAATGATCGAAGACTATACTTTGCTGGTGGGCCGGGAATTGTGTCTAATGATATCTCATCATCTAGTTCAAATGCTGATCGAAGAGGTGGTCGCGGTAGGG GGTCATACATACCTCCTGGTCCACCCAATGGTACTCATAAACCTGGAGTGCATCCTGCAGGTTTCCCTATGCCTCGTGTGCCCCTTCCACCGTTTCAGGGTGGCCCCCCTTCTCAGCCATATGCTATTCCAACTCGTGGTTCTGTACATGGACCAGTTGGAGCTGTTCCTCATGTTCCTCAACCAGGTAGTCGGGGTTTTGGAGCGGGGCGTGGTAATGCTGGTGCCCCAATTGGCAGTCATCTTCAGCATCAGCAAGCGACTCAGCAAACAATGGGAACGATTGGGTCTACTTTCAACTTTCCATCTCTTGAGAATCCAAATAGCCAACCATCTGTGGGTGGTCCTTTGACACAGCCTGGATTTGTTAATAAT ATGCCAGTTGAAGGGGCTAGTCAATCTTTTCGGGATGGATTTTCCATGGGAGGCATGTCTCAG GATTTCTTGGGTGATGACTTCAAAAGCCAGGGATCACATGTTCCTTATAATGTTGCTGACTTCTCTACTCAG CAGGCCTCACAAAGTGGCTATACTGTTGACTATGTTACACAAGGAGCACAGAGTGGATTTCCTGGCAACTTCTTAAACCAGAATTCTCAAGCTGGATATTCTCGTTTTGGTTCCGGAAATGATTTCATGTCTCAG GACTACTTGGCACAGGGATCACAAGGTTTATTTACTCAAGTTGGCTTTAATGACCCCACACAAGATGATGCATTGCAGACACAGAGCCATTTTAGTGTAACTAATCCCAATCAACTTCAGTCTCAG GGATTGATGAATTCTCTCTATTCCCAGCCCTTTGCCCACTACAACACTCAACCAATTAATATGCAGGCTTCTTCACAGCAGCAGCCTCAACCGGGCCAGGGCTCACAAAAGCAGAAAGTGCACTATACTGGTTGA
- the LOC123224504 gene encoding regulator of nonsense transcripts 1 homolog isoform X5, with protein MDSQQNNLFETASQPDTGTDAYTFLEFNTQGESDFDAYPEFRSPVSWPTPSDSLAVDTASTPTPTTPTTPSDSRGAPPSSDHLHHHHHHHNHHRHTDSLAATSSPSKRGANNSSNNNHSTNTSSSQIVEGLAALSFEETGDDGEGFEYGKADFTEHACRYCGVSNPACVVRCNVPSCRKWFCNSRGNTSGSHIVNHLVRAKHKEVCLHKDSPLGETILECYNCGCRNVFLLGFISAKTESVVVLLCREPCLNVNALKDMNWDLSQWCPLIDDRCFLQWLVKVPSEQEQLRARQISAQQINKVEELWKTNPDATLEDLEKPGVEDEPQPVALKYEDAYQYQNVFAPLIKLEADYDKMMKESQSKDNVTIRWDVGLNKKRIAYFVFPKEDNELRLVPGDELRLRYSGDAAHPAWQSVGHVIKLTAQEEVALELRASQGVPVDINHGFSVDFVWKSTSFDRMQVAMKTFAVDETSVSGYIYHHLLGHEVEVQMVRNTLPRRFGAPGLPELNASQVFAVKSVLQRPISLIQGPPGTGKTVTSAAIVYHMAKQGQGQVLVCAPSNVAVDQLAEKISATGLKVVRLCAKSREAVSSPVEHLTLHYQVRHLDTSEKSELHKLQQLKDEQGELSSSDEKKYKALKRATEREISQSADVICCTCVGAGDPRLANFRFRQVLIDESTQATEPECLIPLVLGAKQVILVGDHCQLGPVIMCKKAARAGLAQSLFERLVLLGLKPIRLQVQYRMHPSLSEFPSNSFYEGTLQNGVTINERQSSGIDFPWPVPNRPMFFYVQMGQEEISASGTSYLNRTEAANVEKIVTTFLRSGVVPSQIGVITPYEGQRAYIVNYMSRNGALRQQLYKEIEVASVDSFQGREKDYIILSCVRSNEHQGIGFLNDPRRLNVALTRARYGIVILGNPKVLSKQPLWNGLLTHYKEHECLVEGPLNNLKQSMVQFQKPKKIYNDRRLYFAGGPGIVSNDISSSSSNADRRGGRGRGSYIPPGPPNGTHKPGVHPAGFPMPRVPLPPFQGGPPSQPYAIPTRGSVHGPVGAVPHVPQPGSRGFGAGRGNAGAPIGSHLQHQQATQQTMGTIGSTFNFPSLENPNSQPSMPVEGASQSFRDGFSMGGMSQDFLGDDFKSQGSHVPYNVADFSTQQASQSGYTVDYVTQGAQSGFPGNFLNQNSQAGYSRFGSGNDFMSQDYLAQGSQGLFTQVGFNDPTQDDALQTQSHFSVTNPNQLQSQGLMNSLYSQPFAHYNTQPINMQASSQQQPQPGQGSQKQKVHYTG; from the exons ATGGATTCTCAGCAAAACAATCTATTCGAAACGGCATCGCAGCCGGATACGGGGACGGACGCCTACACCTTCCTCGAGTTCAACACACAAGGCGAGTCCGATTTCGACGCCTATCCGGAATTTCGTTCGCCTGTATCCTGGCCCACGCCTTCCGATTCTCTCGCGGTGGATACCGCTTCCACGCCAACTCCTACTACCCCAACGACCCCCTCCGATTCACGTGGTGCACCTCCATCATCCGAtcacctccaccaccaccaccaccaccacaatCACCATCGACACACCGATTCTCTTGCTGCCACGTCATCGCCTTCTAAAAGAGGAGCCAATAATAGCAGTAATAACAATCATAGCACTAATACCAGTAGTAGTCAGATTGTGGAGGGGCTTGCGGCCTTGAGTTTCGAGGAGACGGGTGATGATGGAGAGGGGTTCGAGTATGGAAAAGCAGATTTCACGGAGCACGCTTGTCGGTACTGTGGGGTCTCGAACCCGGCGTGTGTTGTACGGTGCAATGTTCCCTCGTGTCGTAAGTGGTTCTGCAATTCAAGGGGTAACACCTCCGGCTCACACATTGTCAATCATCTG GTTCGAGCAAAACACAAGGAAGTGTGTCTTCATAAAGACAGTCCTTTGGGAGAGACTATCCTTGAATGCTACAACTGTGGATGCAGAAATGTATTCCTTCTTGGCTTTATATCAGCTAAGACAGAGAGTGTCGTTGTTCTTCTCTGTAGGGAACCTTGCTTGAATGTAAATGCATTGAAGGACATGAATTGGGACTTGAGTCAGTGGTGCCCCCTGATTGATGATAGGTGTTTCTTGCAATGGCTTGTTAAG GTTCCATCTGAGCAAGAACAGTTAAGGGCACGACAGATCAGTGCTCAACAAATTAACAAAGTAGAAGAACTTTGGAAGACAAATCCTGATGCTACGCTTGAAGATCTGGAGAAGCCTGGTGTGGAAGACGAACCTCAACCTGTGGCCTTGAAGTATGAAGATGCATATCAG TATCAAAATGTATTTGCACCACTTATCAAGCTTGAAGCTGACTATGATAAA ATGATGAAAGAATCCCAAAGCAAGGACAATGTCACGATTCGATGGGATGTCGGTCTTAACAAGAAACGTATTGCATATTTTGTATTTCCAAAG GAAGACAATGAATTACGATTAGTACCTGGGGATGAGTTGCGGTTGCGTTATTCTGGGGATGCAGCTCATCCAGCATGGCAGTCAGTTGGGCATGTG ATCAAGCTAACTGCACAAGAGGAAGTTGCACTTGAGCTTCGTGCTAGTCAG GGGGTTCCTGTTGATATAAATCATGGATTCAGTGTTGATTTTGTGTGGAAGAGCACTAGCTTTGATAGGATGCAGGTGGCAATGAAAACTTTTGCAGTTGATGAAACAAGTGTCAGTGG GTATATTTATCACCACTTGTTGGGCCATGAAGTTGAGGTTCAGATGGTTCGCAATACACTGCCTCGTCGTTTTGGTGCACCTGGTCTTCCAGAGCTGAATGCATCACAA GTATTTGCTGTCAAGAGTGTCCTTCAGAGGCCTATAAGTTTAATACAAGGTCCACCTGGCACAGGGAAAACTGTCACTTCTGCAGCTATTGTTTACCACATGGCCAAACAGGGCCAAGGGCAG gttttagtCTGTGCACCAAGCAATGTTGCTGTTGACCAGCTAGCTGAAAAGATAAGTGCCACTGGGTTAAAg GTTGTTAGACTTTGTGCCAAATCGAGGGAAGCCGTGAGCTCTCCAGTCGAGCATTTAACCCTTCATTATCAG GTCCGACATCTTGACACATCTGAGAAGAGTGAACTTCACAAGTTACAACAATTGAAAGATGAACAAG gcGAGTTGTCGAGCAGTGATGAGAAAAAATACAAAGCACTTAAGCGGGCAACAGAGAGGGAAATTTCACAGAGTGCTGATGTCATTTGTTGCACTTGTGTTGGTGCTGGAGATCCTCGATTGGCAAATTTTAGGTTTCGCCAG GTACTTATTGATGAGTCTACTCAGGCAACAGAACCTGAGTGTCTTATTCCTTTGGTTCTTGGGGCAAAACAG GTTATTCTTGTTGGTGATCATTGCCAACTTGGTCCAGTTATTATGTGCAAGAAAGCAGCTCGTGCTGGGCTTGCCCAGTCACTTTTTGAACGCCTTGTTTTACTTGGTTTGAAACCAATTAGATTGCAG GTTCAATACCGCATGCATCCATCCCTGTCTGAATTTCCTTCTAACAGCTTCTATGAAGGCACACTACAAAATGGTGTGACTATCAATGAGAGGCAATCATCAGGAATTGATTTTCCATGGCCTGTGCCAAATCGTCCCATGTTCTTTTATGTACAG ATGGGACAAGAGGAGATCAGTGCCAGTGGAACATCCTATCTAAATCGTACTGAGGCTGCAAACGTTGAGAAAATTGTAACTACTTTCCTAAGGAGTGGGGTGGTCCCTAGCCAG ATTGGGGTGATCACACCATATGAGGGACAGAGAGCATATATTGTGAACTATATGTCAAGGAATGGTGCTCTAAGGCAGCAACTGTACAAGGAAATTGAG GTAGCAAGTGTTGATTCGTTTCAAGGGAGGGAGAAAGATTACATAATTTTGTCTTGTGTGAGGAGTAATGAACATCAG GGTATTGGATTCCTTAATGATCCTCGTAGGCTGAATGTTGCTCTAACACGTGCTCGATATGGTATTGTTATTCTGGGAAACCCTAAAGTTCTGAGCAAACAACCACTTTGGAATGGTTTATTGACACACTACAAG GAGCATGAGTGCTTGGTCGAGGGTCCTCTAAATAACTTAAAGCAAAGTATGGTCCAATTTCAGAAACCCAAAAAG ATTTACAATGATCGAAGACTATACTTTGCTGGTGGGCCGGGAATTGTGTCTAATGATATCTCATCATCTAGTTCAAATGCTGATCGAAGAGGTGGTCGCGGTAGGG GGTCATACATACCTCCTGGTCCACCCAATGGTACTCATAAACCTGGAGTGCATCCTGCAGGTTTCCCTATGCCTCGTGTGCCCCTTCCACCGTTTCAGGGTGGCCCCCCTTCTCAGCCATATGCTATTCCAACTCGTGGTTCTGTACATGGACCAGTTGGAGCTGTTCCTCATGTTCCTCAACCAGGTAGTCGGGGTTTTGGAGCGGGGCGTGGTAATGCTGGTGCCCCAATTGGCAGTCATCTTCAGCATCAGCAAGCGACTCAGCAAACAATGGGAACGATTGGGTCTACTTTCAACTTTCCATCTCTTGAGAATCCAAATAGCCAACCATCT ATGCCAGTTGAAGGGGCTAGTCAATCTTTTCGGGATGGATTTTCCATGGGAGGCATGTCTCAG GATTTCTTGGGTGATGACTTCAAAAGCCAGGGATCACATGTTCCTTATAATGTTGCTGACTTCTCTACTCAG CAGGCCTCACAAAGTGGCTATACTGTTGACTATGTTACACAAGGAGCACAGAGTGGATTTCCTGGCAACTTCTTAAACCAGAATTCTCAAGCTGGATATTCTCGTTTTGGTTCCGGAAATGATTTCATGTCTCAG GACTACTTGGCACAGGGATCACAAGGTTTATTTACTCAAGTTGGCTTTAATGACCCCACACAAGATGATGCATTGCAGACACAGAGCCATTTTAGTGTAACTAATCCCAATCAACTTCAGTCTCAG GGATTGATGAATTCTCTCTATTCCCAGCCCTTTGCCCACTACAACACTCAACCAATTAATATGCAGGCTTCTTCACAGCAGCAGCCTCAACCGGGCCAGGGCTCACAAAAGCAGAAAGTGCACTATACTGGTTGA